The sequence below is a genomic window from Sandaracinaceae bacterium.
CCGGCTGCGCCATGATGGCCTGGCCGATGTGCACGATCTCGGCTGCCTGATCGCCGAAGCAGTGGATGCCGAGGATCTCGAGGGTCTCCCGGTGGAAGAGGACCTTGAGCATGCCGACCGTGTTGCCGGTGATCTGGGCGCGGGCGAGGCTGCGGAAGAGCGAGTGGCCGACCTCGTAGGGGACGCCCTCCGCGGTCAGCTCGCGCTCGGTGCGCCCGACGCTGCTGATCTCGGGCGCGGTGTAGATGCCCGTCGGGATGTCCTCGACGAGCCGCTTGCTCGAGCTCTCCTCGACGATGTGCGCGGCCGCGAACCGACCCTGGTCGTAGCTCGCGCTCGCGAGGCTCGGGTAGCCGACCACGTCACCCACCGCGTAGATCCGCTCGGCGCCGGCGACGCGGAAGTGCTCGTCGATGTCGAGCTGCCCGCGCGAGTTGGGCGTGATGCCGAGCGTCTCGAGGCTCATGCCGTCGGTGTTCCCGGTGCGACCCTGGGCCCAGAGGACGACGTCGCTCTTGATCTTCTTGCCGCTCGCGAGGTGCGTGATGACGCCGTCGGCGACGGGCTCGACCTTCGCGTACTCCTCGTTGTGTCGGATGACGACGCCCTGGTCGCGCAGGTGATAGGCGAGGGCGTCGATGATCTCGTCGTCGAGGAAGCTCAGCAGCTTGTCACGGCTGTTGATGAGGTTCACCTTCACGCCGAGGTTGCGGAAGATGGACGCGTACTCGCAGCCGATCACGCCGGCGCCGTAGATGGTGATCGAGTCCGGCGTGTGGTCCAGCTCGAGGATCGTGTCGCTGTCCCGGATGCGGGGGTGGGCGAAGTCGATGTCGGGCGGGTGGTAGGGCCGCGCGCCGGTCGCGATCACGAAGTGCTTGCCGTGGATCTTGCGCTTGAGCCCCTCGCCCACGTCGACCTCGATGGTGTTCGGGCCGACGAAGCGCGCGAACCCGTGCACCACGGAGACGTGGTTCCGGAGGTAGAAGTCGCGACGCATCGCGACCTGCTTCCGGATCACGCGGTCGGCGGCGCGCAGGAGCTGGGGGAACGTGAAGCGCACGCGGTCGCTGATCTCGGCGAAGAGGCTGCTCCGACGGAACTCCGTGACGGTCTGCACCGAGTGCTTCAGCGCCTTGGACGGAATGGTCGCCCAGTGGGTGCAGCCGCCTCCGACCTGGCTGTGTCGTTCGACGATGACGACCGACTTGCCTTCTTTGGCGCTGCGCATTGCCGCGCCCTCGCCACCGGGACCGCTCCCGATGATGACGACGTCGTGCTCCCGGTCGTACGGCAGGATCGAGATGCTCATGGGGGACGGGAGCATAGCAGCCCCTGCGAGATGGCCAGATCTTCGTGGAAGGGGAGGCTCCGACCCGCCGCGCACAACTCGCGCGTGATCTCGGGGGACAAAGAGGCTAGGGTCCACGGCCGTTCGCTCGGGGCGCGGTTCGACCGCTGAGAAGCACCCGTGGAACCTGATCCGGATAACGCCGGCGT
It includes:
- the sthA gene encoding Si-specific NAD(P)(+) transhydrogenase; this encodes MSISILPYDREHDVVIIGSGPGGEGAAMRSAKEGKSVVIVERHSQVGGGCTHWATIPSKALKHSVQTVTEFRRSSLFAEISDRVRFTFPQLLRAADRVIRKQVAMRRDFYLRNHVSVVHGFARFVGPNTIEVDVGEGLKRKIHGKHFVIATGARPYHPPDIDFAHPRIRDSDTILELDHTPDSITIYGAGVIGCEYASIFRNLGVKVNLINSRDKLLSFLDDEIIDALAYHLRDQGVVIRHNEEYAKVEPVADGVITHLASGKKIKSDVVLWAQGRTGNTDGMSLETLGITPNSRGQLDIDEHFRVAGAERIYAVGDVVGYPSLASASYDQGRFAAAHIVEESSSKRLVEDIPTGIYTAPEISSVGRTERELTAEGVPYEVGHSLFRSLARAQITGNTVGMLKVLFHRETLEILGIHCFGDQAAEIVHIGQAIMAQPGKANTIEYFVDTTFNYPTMAEAYRVAALNGLNRLC